The nucleotide window aTTAACTCAATCTTCCTAACAATGCTACAGGGTAGGAACtgctatcaccaccaccaccaccacccccattttacaggtgaaaaaactgaggcagagaactAAGTAATTTGTTTCAGGGTCACTGCCAGGTAGTggaagagctggggtttgaatACAAGCGTGCTTTGTCAGAGCCCGCGCTCCTGACCACTCTGCCTGTGACAGCATCAGTGCTGAGGGCAGAAACCACGATGAGAAGATAAAAGGCGTGGGACAGGCCTCGCACATGGGGTGGCGCGGGGGCTTCAGATGTATGCGTCACTTGTAATGTCTGCATTTATGTTTCATTCCATCGCATGCTGTTTACTTCCCTGTGATGTTTTCTGTCTTATAGGACAGGGATTTTTGCTGTCTGACCTCTTGTAGACCTAGCAGTGTGTCCTATGCACATGAATACAGGTGGTAGAGACCACAGATCGTTAATACACTCATGAACTattgatgtattatttttagtttctccTATACAGTGTCCTATGCATACTATAAATGCAAAGTAATGCTAATAGTTCGCATTTATGCGGCACTTACTGTATTCTTGCTCTTCTGGCAAGCACTCTACAATATCCTGTGGAAACCTCATGATATGCATTTGAGATAGATGCATATATTGTCCCCTCCCACACATCTGAAAACGACAGCTTGAGGAGGTATGGTAACACGTTCCACATCACACATCTAGAATGGGTTGGAGCCAGAATCTAAACCTGGCCCCAGACCCCTGGGTTTCAAACACAGGGATAGGAGAAACAAATTCTGGTATAAGGTTTGTGCGTGGGACTCAGGGAGCTGAGTGGCTAATGCTGCCCGAAGAAACCGAGGAAAGTGTTGTAAAGTGGTTACATTTGAGTTAGGTGACAATGGAATGATTGGAAGTGTCTGGGCAAAAAATAAGAACGGAGGAGAGCATCCTAGGGAGAAGGAGAGCGAGTACAAAGGCACAGATTATAAAGGACCAGGCGTctccagagaagagaggaaatctGAATTCGGCAGGAACATTTAACCTCAGGGAGAATGGCTGAAGAGGATGCTAGCGAGTGTCTGCAACAAGCTTGTGAAAGATTTCTATGCCTGGAGAAAAAACTTGAGCTTTATTTATAAGCAATGGGAACTCAAGGAGAGCTTTCAGGCAGGGAATGGCAGGCTATCTTTAAAAGCTCTTTCTCGGGGCATCGGGAGAATGGACCTCAATGTGCTAAGGAGTGTGGGTGGGGTAGACTGAAGAGCCAGCCCCACCGTGGTGGTGAATAGTAATGTCGCAGACAGTGTCCTCCTCCAGGAGGAGCCTGTGCACAGCTGCCACCTGCCTGCAGTGTCTTCCTGCAAAGTAGAAAGAGGCTCCCCTACCACCCGATGGCTTAGTCCCAAGCCCAGGCACACGCTGAACTTGGCAAGCAGGGCACAGGCTCAGTCTTAGCCTCCACGGGTCCACTTGGCTGGGGGGCCTGCACTCCTTAGGCGTTACCTGAACTGGAGCTTCTCCTAAGCACATGCATGAGAAGATGGGGTACAAGGGCCAAAGGTAGGGTGTGTGCATGGCACGGCCCCCCTTTAGCAAAGGAAAACCACTGAGTGTGACCCCTAAAGGCAGGCACTTGGATAGACCGACAGACATGGTTTCGTGGCCCTGAGAAAGTTATGtaatttctctaagcctcagtttcctcaacttgTTAAATGGAAGTACCTACCTCAgtgggttattgtgaggattaaaagagctAAGAATGCACGCAAGAACAGgatgtgagggcgatctggccgcgacatctgtcaccccattgatcacAAGGGTTGATTCGGCTGATCTGGCTGACTAGGCAggggtccccttcctccctcaccgctcCACGTGTGTCCCTCCGGAAGCGCGCTCGGTCGAAGAGGACGACCTTCCCCAATAGAGGAGGACTGTCCTTCAGTCAAGGGCATACGAGTAGCTgcgctcccctgctagaacctccaaacaagctctcaagaaTGCACACAAAGGTCTTAGCGCAGTAAGCACATAGTTCACACTGACTACACGTTAGCTGTTAATGTATCTACCACACCAACAATGAGCGAGAGCCCGTCCAGGCCTGGGAAGGGGTATTGGCTGTACATGCACTTGAGTTGGCTGTCCCCTGCCCCTCATCCCTTGCTACCCCAGACCTCAGTGGGAGGAAGACGGTAACCAGAGACAGATAGCAGTGACAGGGACTGGATACACCACAGCACTCCTGAGGTGGGCTCTGTCTGCTTACCTCATCCTAACAGACACGTGGTCATGGGGCGGGGCCACGGGAGGAAGCCCCAAGAACAGGATTCAGAGGGGGAAACAGGCCTTCCGTCCTCCTCCATCCAGCTCCATTTCTTTCCATATACACCCCCTGTCCTGTCTGCTCTTCCTTTCCTAATCTATGCCACCACCCGTACTCTCTGCCACTGGCCCTCCCATtatcctccccgccccctgcccgggGAGAGATTTTTTTGCTCAAGACTTTTGCCCCTTTTCTCTGGATGTCTCTGGACAGTGGCAGAAGCGAAGCAGTCATCTGGGCATAGAAATACCCAGCACAGGTGGCCTCGTCAGCTGGGCCAGGTGGGGCTCAGTTTTCTGGGGAGTGGCAGTGCACTGGCCAGTTGTTGGGCAGCTGGGACAGAGGGCAGAAGGTGAGAGAAACATTGGGAGGAACTGTGGTCCCCAGCGTGTCTAGGGAGGGAGCGAGCTGGGGGTGAAGGACAAGGCCCCTGGCAGTGGGGAGTGGCGAGAGATCGGCTTGGGCTGTTTTGGGTGGCTTGCGCACAAGGCACGTTAACAAGATGTGAGAAGACGGCCCTCCAAGTAGCAGTGATCTTGGAAGCGGCTGGTTAGGTGGATCCAGGTGTCTGCCTCTTCTGAGAGGCCTGCCCTAACAGCAGTCACAGGGCAGCAATGCCCTCAGCTGCCGTTCTCAATTTACCCTGCTGTATTTTTCTTCACGgcaaaacttgaaattaaatgttgtttacttcttgtcttttctccAGTAGACTCGGTCCCATCTGTTGCTCTTTTCGTGGCATCTAGAACAATGctcagcacacagtaggtcctcaacaaatatttgttgaacgtaAGATTTGAATGATTGCCGTCATTCTACAGACAAGAATTATTACTCCCTTACCTGTGGCTGAATACATGTCGTTGAGCCCCTGCTACATGCCAGGGACCTTCTGGTGTAGCAGTTACCTTCTGGTGTAGCAGAGCACCACAGtattccctttctctttggaGGGTGCTGAGCTGCCTTGGATCTGAAATTGCGCGATCCTCTCCTGGCCTCACAGGGGCCGTGTGCCTGGGAAGCGATGTTGCCCTTTGCCCTTGGTTCATGTCCGCCTTACTTAACACCAGAGGTGAGGGCCATGGTCTGGGAAGTGAGTAAAAAGATCCCCCCCTAGCTGTCAATGGGAAGTCTGTGTAGGTCAGTTGGAAATTGAGCTAATAAACTAGGAAAAGGGGGCTGTCAGaaggttctggaggtcagaagttgACTCCATTTCTTGGCATGGGAGCAGAGCTGATTTTTCTGTCATACAAGAGAGAAGTGCCATGGGGACTGAAACTGTTCCTAGAGGGGGGGAGACCTCAATTCAAACACTCAGTCCAAAGACAGCATGTCTGGAGGCTGGAGGAACCAGCCCCTGCTGCAGTGGCCAGGACTTGGTCCAGGTACAAAGCCAAAGCAggttccattctttttcatgccCTAGAAAGTGTGTTCTTACTATGCACCTCCATGTGAAGAAGAGAATGAAGTCTCACTTACTAGGTATCTGTGCACTTGACTATAAGATACCTGGGTGAAAGGTGAAAAATGCTCAGAATCCCAGATATTTCACAGACATAAAACGAAGCATccacataattataatttttacttgGCAACCAGAGATTTGGTGTGATATAGACTCATGGTTCATAATATtctacacgtgtgtgtgtatgttgtacATATGTGTAGAGTTTTAAAGTTATTCACGTGTTCTGCTTATACACGgactatttcacatttttataggCTTTTGTAGATGACATTCTTCACATCCCAAGGTTGGTCCAGgacttagttttttttcttgtttgcagGTGTCATGTCTGGATTAGATGTTCGAGTGCTACAATGTACACCTTGTTCTTAACAAGTGCCACGAGGACTCAATGTCATCATCTTGGGGTCTTCTTACTGCCAGTAAGTAGCCGTGTGATTTAGTGTAGGGCACGTAaactccctgtgcctcagtttcctaaatcAAATTTGAAGAGGTTGAGTTAATTACTAAGACTCCTTTTAGAGCCAAAAAACCcatgattaaataatatttttctgtaaGCATTATAATTTATTCCTCATTGGGAGGAACATGCTCTGTGTCACCATCACATGTAGGACATCTATAGATGATCAGTATCCAAGTTTAGGAAAAGTATCAAATACCTCAGTAcataaatttgttaatgtttgggttgttgggggtttttttgtgtgtatattttttaattagttccTTTCTGAGGATTGTGTCCATTAAGATACTTCATGCTCAGCcagtatgtttattatttttcaatagtaTGCTTTAAATAAAGGAGAGAACTTTATTTGATACCTTTATTTATATGCAAAACAGCGCACCATTCATGAGATATGAAAAACTCGTCAGATAGAAACCAGGTTATATCTATTTTCACTACAAAATATTGCATTATATAAAGCAACAGAgacacaaaaaaaccctgaaaaagaCTAAAATCTTTGGATAGcagatgtgtgtgtttttttttttccccttgtctctAAAATACACTCCTTGTTTTAAGAGTTTCACAGCTGAGAACATGAAACATTTTCAGGTTAtagacttttctttttggttgtcacagAGGAAAGtagttttgaaatctttttttttttttttaggaaaataacttAATTTCCTAAAATCATCCCACGCacaaacagcacacacacacacacacacacacacacacacacacacacacacaaagaagctACTGTCCTTATAAACAGTTTGTAAAGTACTTTTCAGACATAACTACACATAATaacaacactttttttaaaaaactataatagTGAAGTGCTAATGTTGCTGATCTCACAACAAAAGAACCTTTTCAAGAACAAACatcttaatatataaaatatgtttagaaACAGGGAGAAGTGGGAAATTTGTTATACAAGTGCAATATAATTAGAGCAAAAAAGAAAGACCACAGTATAATctcaacagacacataaaaagttaGACATAATTATTCCACAGGAAAAATTGTAAACACTTGACTATAAATAAATTGGCACAGAGTATCCAAAGTAAAATTATCaccactctgaaaaataaatgtcttgaaAAAAATACTCTACTCCttctaacataaataaaaataggttGTCTTTTGCTAACTGTACCTATGGGTCCACATGTTTAAGGTCACAAATAGATGTTTTTGGATATATAAAGGGGCACTTCGCCTGAAAAAGCAATCAgatattaaaatttccatttaaatatgGATTCTCCTGTCTACATCAGTGTCCTACCTTGGGGTTGAAATCTCACCAAGATCAAATCTTCCCACAGTGTGTCTGTTCTTAATCTATCTTTTAAGCTTACCAATATTCAgggtttgtctattttatttggATCCTAATATAATCTTCCCTTCCACAGCAGAATGGAAACTTTCCTGTTCCACCGTTCTGTGCCTTAAATCTCTACACTGGAGGAgagtccctcccaccccctccaaatGTTAGGTGATTTGTCAATTAGAAAAATCCCAGATAGTCTAAAGTTAGGAGGCTTTACTCTGAGCTTCTGAGCTCCTGCCCTCATTCTTTCAAAACGTGAAGATCTGTGGGAGATAAATGGAGAACTCAAAGCCTCCAGTGAGCTAAAGCAACCACCCTTAAAGGGATCCTAACACACGGAGGGGAGGTTTGGAGGCTGTGCGTTGCGGGTGCCTCGGGGAGGCTCGCCTGGAATAATGCCCCCTGCAAACCCGGGGGCTCGCCAGACAACCCCACCTTCCCGAGTTGGAAACCTTCCCTCGACTCCCCGCTGACCGGAGAGAGCTCGAACGCGTGGCAAGCTTCCTCCCGCGTCCAGGCCTCTCGCAGCGGCTGTCCGGCTGGGCGGCCCTCTCGTCCACCAGCCCTGCGGCTGCCCCCCGGGGCCGGTGGCGCTCCCCCGGCTTCCGGACAGGCGGCCTCCCGCCGTGCCCGCGGCCCTAAACGTCCAGGACGTGGTTGAGATAGGAGATGTAGCAGATGGCCAGGCGCAGGATCTCGATCTTGGAGAGCTTCTTGTCCGGGGGCAGCGTGGGCAGCAGTTTGCGGAGCTCGGCGAAGGCCAAGTTGAAGGCCTCCACGCGGATGCGCTCGCGGGTGGCGTGGGCCGAGCGGTACTTGGCGGTGGCGCGCCGGCGGCGGCGCTTCTCCTCGCGGCTCAGCTGCTGCGGGTGCGGGTAGAGCGCGGCCCGGCTGCCGCCCTTGCCGTCGCCCTCGGCCTCCTCCACCGGTTCCAGGTCCGACACGCTGCCCAGCACCTTGGCCTCCGCGCCGCCCAACGACTCCGGGTCCGAGTGCGCCGAGCTGGGGTGGTCCGAGTCGGCGGCTTGGTCCGGACTCAGCATCATTTTGGAAGCTGAGGGGGAGTCAGAACATCAATCAGTAAAAGGAAGGGTCTTCCTTGGATCCGAGGGAGAGCGGGCGAGGGCCTACCGGGCCGGCCCTCGGCGCGTCCCgggtctcctccccaccccaggcggGCGCGCTCGGCGGAGCTGGCCCCGCGGGCAGGCAGCGCGCGGAGAGGGGCAGACCCGAGGGCCCGAGCCGCGCGCCTCCCCGCGCCGGGGCCAGCGAGGTCCCGGCTGGGCGCCGGCTGCATCCCGGACCCGACTCCTCGGCCTGCGGGAGGCCGAGACCGGCCTGtgggcccggcccggcccggcccggcgggGAAGCGGCAGGCCCAGGAGGCTGCGCGCGCGTCCGGTGCCTCCTTCTGCCAAAATACCGACCCCACCAggcctcctgcctgccttccccttccctgaCAAACGAACGATGCCGAACGGCGAGCACTTCTGGGGTGTACGCGGGGCGGGGGGACGCCGTGGGCGCTCCGGCCCCGAGGGCCTTGGACCAGGCAGCCGGAGGCCGCGGCGCCCGCGGGCCTCGCACCAGTCTGGGGCGTGCGGGACGGCCGCGGCCGTGGAGGGCGCCCCGCGCTGGAGGGGAGCCCCGGTCACTAGTGCGGACGGAGGGCAGGCGGCCCGGAGCGGGCAGCTTCTCCGTTCCCCTCGCGCTTCCCCggaaaaacaaagcaatgacTGAACAAACGCGAAGGCTCCTTTCTCCGGAAAATTGACCCTTTTGCCCTCGCGGCCCCCCGAAGCACCATCTGTCACGCAGACAGCCACACACATCGGGGACCTAGGGACGCGGCGACGTGGCATGAGACAATGCGCCCAGCAGCCGGCCGACCACCTCACGGGGAAAATGCCGCCGGCGGGGTAGTGgcgggaggggaggctgggagggaaagggagacccGGGGCGGGAGGACGCGACCCGAGCTTCCTCTCCAAGGGCCAAGCccggtgctgggggggggggggggggggggtcggaaTCGAGAGCCCCGCAGCGGCCCTGGGGCGGCCTGGCCCAGGCGGAGCGGGGCTGTGCTCAGCTCTCCTGGAACGACGCCTTCCCGGGAAGGCCGCCCCGCCGGGCTCCTGCCGGGGCCTCGAGCTCCGACACCGACCGCGCGCCTCCTGGGAGGGGGCTGCCCACAACCCTCGGGGCTCGGGTGGtcggcggggggtgggtgggggggtggtccgGCCTCCAAGAAAGGGGCCGGCACCTGCGGGGCAGCGCGCACCGACCGCCGGCGCCAGTGGGAGAGCACCAGGCCACGGGCCCCGCGCGTGCAGCCCGAGAGACGCTCGCCGCGGGAGAAATCCGTGGCGGCGACGAGTCGGAGGGCTCGCTTCTAGAGAAACAAAAGCCAGGGAGGTGAGATCCTCTCCTCGCGCCACGCTCGCCCAGGAGCGAATGTGTCTCCAAGCTGGCTCGTACTGCACTGCGAGGAAAGCGGGTCCTcgaaggcaaaataaaaacaaatgctcCGAGTGAGCTACATGTGACTCCCTACGGGCTTCTCTCGGGTACGTTTATAAAGGAGAACAACTTGCACCTGTACATTCGGCTTGAAAGGGCATAAATAAATTGGCGAGTGGTGGAAAATCACAGTAAGCATCGACATAGTTGTAGTGCGGCTAAAAAGTTCCCGGGTTGCCTTCAAAGCATGCTAAATTCTCCTccagatatctttttaaaatagtcacAAATAGCATGTCGTGCATACATCCATTTCACAATTAGCTGAAGTACATCTATGAAGACGGTATGAATAATCTAACTTAGTTCcaaggtgggaaaaaaaattacttaaaggaGCCTTACCTTGTAAAAGCCTTCTCGATAATCTTTTCTCCAATCTTTTAGAGTTACAAATCCCAAAGAATAGAGGGGAGAAATTCCGAAGTATATATTAAaagcagcaaatatttattacattcgAGTGTGAAAAAGCAGCTGTC belongs to Felis catus isolate Fca126 chromosome C1, F.catus_Fca126_mat1.0, whole genome shotgun sequence and includes:
- the NHLH2 gene encoding helix-loop-helix protein 2 — translated: MMLSPDQAADSDHPSSAHSDPESLGGAEAKVLGSVSDLEPVEEAEGDGKGGSRAALYPHPQQLSREEKRRRRRATAKYRSAHATRERIRVEAFNLAFAELRKLLPTLPPDKKLSKIEILRLAICYISYLNHVLDV